The following proteins come from a genomic window of Enterobacter chengduensis:
- a CDS encoding DUF4234 domain-containing protein: MTDISTLSQRLTTPTLHFVLLTVATCGIWPLLWLYRKQQIISDTTGYPVCGNLFIIWLAVCFGLGRQFGVMASPDLAGYYTGSDTLLALSGILSLTCGVMYIVWAFKARAALRHYALNTFRFDLKMNAFYTVVLNVFYITYCINDMPQALAKHRIIHGQAPVPPESPSPQ; the protein is encoded by the coding sequence ATGACCGACATTTCGACACTCAGCCAGCGACTGACGACGCCAACCCTGCATTTTGTTCTACTCACCGTCGCCACCTGCGGCATCTGGCCGTTACTGTGGCTGTACCGAAAACAGCAGATTATCAGCGACACCACCGGATATCCGGTTTGCGGCAATCTGTTTATCATCTGGCTCGCCGTCTGTTTTGGGCTCGGACGACAGTTCGGCGTGATGGCCTCACCGGACCTGGCGGGCTACTACACGGGCAGCGATACACTGTTGGCCTTAAGCGGCATTCTGTCGCTCACCTGCGGCGTGATGTACATCGTCTGGGCCTTTAAGGCCAGAGCAGCACTGCGACACTATGCGCTGAACACCTTCCGGTTTGACCTGAAGATGAATGCGTTTTATACCGTGGTGCTCAACGTCTTCTACATTACATACTGCATCAACGATATGCCGCAGGCACTGGCGAAGCACCGCATTATTCATGGTCAGGCCCCTGTGCCGCCGGAGTCTCCGTCACCGCAGTAA
- a CDS encoding helix-turn-helix transcriptional regulator: MQRPDEEARYDRLAVRLSVIISRLMAGETLTLQTLSGEFGVSIRTLRRDLHQRLVHLDIIGENGTYRLSESATRDHSPGAVSFARSTGIARIIPSQNRQLMHLLMNETGTSPCFIWHDLPPAWTQADSFHRLAEAICHHRVVSLLVGGVRHDEQEPYRLIYRHQHWYLVVCCRGSLRVFRLEDIISASLSEQTFRRRSEISSLITEEGFISALPHFRFISDVIHTFREQHPEHPSRPKGVKS; encoded by the coding sequence ATGCAACGACCCGATGAAGAGGCCCGCTACGACCGGCTGGCCGTCAGATTGTCGGTCATTATCAGCCGGTTAATGGCCGGAGAAACGCTGACCCTTCAGACACTGTCCGGTGAGTTTGGTGTATCGATACGCACCCTGCGTCGTGACTTACATCAACGGCTGGTCCACCTCGACATTATCGGGGAGAACGGCACGTATCGGCTCAGTGAGAGCGCCACGCGTGATCACTCTCCGGGGGCCGTTTCCTTTGCCCGCAGTACCGGTATCGCACGCATTATCCCGTCGCAGAACCGGCAACTGATGCACCTGCTGATGAATGAAACGGGCACCTCACCCTGCTTTATCTGGCACGACTTACCGCCAGCATGGACACAGGCTGACAGTTTTCATCGTCTGGCCGAAGCCATTTGTCATCACCGGGTGGTCAGTCTGCTGGTCGGCGGTGTCCGTCACGATGAGCAGGAGCCTTACCGCCTGATTTACCGGCATCAGCACTGGTATCTGGTCGTCTGTTGCCGGGGGAGCCTTCGGGTGTTCCGGCTGGAAGACATTATCTCGGCCTCACTCTCAGAGCAAACCTTCCGTCGCCGGAGCGAAATCAGTTCGCTCATTACTGAAGAGGGATTTATCAGCGCACTGCCCCACTTTCGCTTTATCAGTGATGTCATTCACACCTTCAGGGAACAACACCCTGAACATCCATCCAGACCCAAAGGAGTCAAATCGTGA
- a CDS encoding membrane protein — protein MHCPNCGSQNIRLRHVGKKTGGVIGATAGGIAGLEGASTGALIGSVIPVVGTIAGGLIGFLSGACAGAVAGSLAGEQLDGTVFDEYGCTQCEHIFSAP, from the coding sequence ATGCATTGTCCGAATTGCGGTTCGCAAAACATACGACTGCGCCATGTGGGTAAAAAGACGGGTGGGGTCATTGGCGCAACAGCCGGAGGCATTGCCGGGCTTGAAGGAGCCTCCACCGGTGCGCTGATAGGTTCAGTCATTCCGGTTGTCGGTACGATAGCCGGAGGCCTCATTGGTTTTCTGTCCGGCGCCTGTGCTGGTGCGGTGGCAGGCTCTCTGGCCGGAGAACAACTGGACGGTACCGTCTTTGATGAATACGGCTGCACGCAGTGCGAGCATATCTTCAGTGCACCGTAA
- a CDS encoding inovirus Gp2 family protein, whose amino-acid sequence MSYTYDPYWQQRIADTFSCALNAYTRLLALRVDLRLPDTPAATDAAVISRFTDSLKARIDALQTRQRREGKRVWPTTLRFIWAREFGEIKGKKHYHAVLLLNRDTWCGPGDYKDPDSLAGMIKQAWCSALKVDAQAHAVLARFPASPVSWLTRGDGAQLQQALSQAAYLAKLETKITGDGERNFGCSRG is encoded by the coding sequence ATGAGTTACACATACGACCCTTACTGGCAGCAACGCATCGCTGATACCTTCAGTTGCGCTCTTAACGCTTACACCCGCTTACTGGCCCTGCGTGTTGACCTCCGTCTGCCGGATACGCCAGCGGCCACCGATGCTGCTGTTATCTCCCGCTTCACCGATTCCCTGAAAGCCCGGATTGATGCCCTTCAGACGCGTCAACGTCGCGAGGGCAAACGCGTCTGGCCGACCACGCTGCGTTTTATCTGGGCGCGGGAGTTTGGTGAAATCAAAGGGAAGAAGCATTACCACGCGGTGCTGTTGCTGAACCGCGATACGTGGTGCGGACCGGGAGATTACAAAGACCCGGATTCGCTTGCAGGTATGATTAAACAAGCGTGGTGCAGCGCCCTGAAGGTGGATGCACAGGCGCATGCCGTTCTGGCTCGTTTCCCGGCGAGTCCAGTCTCATGGTTGACACGTGGCGATGGTGCTCAACTGCAACAGGCCCTGTCGCAGGCGGCCTATTTAGCCAAGCTGGAGACCAAAATCACCGGTGACGGTGAGCGTAACTTCGGTTGCAGCCGTGGCTGA
- a CDS encoding helix-turn-helix transcriptional regulator, which translates to MTTLNTNINASPDTLLSAQDPLIDMTFITTFTGMTDKWFYKLIGDGLFPKPIKLGRSSRWRRSEVEAWMQQRIADSRGV; encoded by the coding sequence ATGACCACGTTGAATACGAATATTAATGCCAGCCCTGACACACTGCTTTCAGCTCAGGACCCGCTTATCGACATGACCTTTATCACCACGTTTACCGGGATGACCGACAAATGGTTTTACAAACTGATTGGCGACGGGTTGTTTCCGAAACCCATCAAGCTGGGGCGCAGCTCCCGCTGGCGCAGAAGCGAGGTGGAAGCCTGGATGCAGCAGCGTATTGCTGATTCCCGTGGCGTCTGA
- a CDS encoding putative zinc ribbon protein produces the protein MYAKSFMALDGNGRLTGAITAQTAPYDRYSCHLCASALQYHPEYDTERPWFEHHAAKLSENGRQHCPYVKPGVRETRHIRQLQSYVPEARPLVFYADWHCHGCGSDYHGERYCLTCRTGEHSDVRADTNRIEEVTACAC, from the coding sequence ATGTATGCAAAATCGTTTATGGCTCTGGACGGCAACGGCCGTCTCACGGGAGCCATAACCGCGCAGACCGCGCCGTATGACCGCTACAGCTGCCATCTGTGTGCCAGTGCCCTGCAGTACCATCCTGAATACGACACCGAACGTCCGTGGTTTGAACATCATGCAGCAAAGCTTTCGGAGAACGGTCGACAGCACTGCCCGTATGTAAAGCCCGGGGTGAGGGAGACCCGCCATATCCGGCAACTGCAGTCTTATGTACCGGAAGCCCGTCCCCTGGTTTTCTACGCAGACTGGCACTGTCACGGCTGCGGCAGTGATTACCACGGTGAGCGCTACTGCCTCACCTGCCGGACGGGCGAGCACAGTGATGTGCGTGCTGATACCAACCGGATAGAGGAAGTGACGGCATGCGCATGCTGA
- a CDS encoding putative zinc ribbon protein, with protein MRMLKCYLANDREGHFATAGEAVSAPGQIWSCASCGCRLVLHAGTYGEPPWFEHDQQSVARHVLMACAHLDPEVKTEARHRKLRSLINGLEATVMVLSWYCVWCGDHYQGVKHCPRCLTGIYSIEEAHWQRNYCCSTR; from the coding sequence ATGCGCATGCTGAAATGTTATCTGGCCAATGACCGCGAAGGCCACTTCGCGACAGCCGGGGAGGCCGTGAGTGCGCCGGGGCAGATATGGAGCTGCGCGTCCTGCGGCTGTCGACTGGTGCTCCATGCGGGGACATACGGGGAGCCGCCGTGGTTTGAACATGACCAGCAGAGCGTGGCCCGGCATGTGCTGATGGCCTGCGCCCACCTTGACCCGGAAGTGAAAACCGAAGCCCGGCACCGAAAGCTGCGCAGTCTCATCAACGGGCTGGAAGCGACGGTAATGGTGCTCTCCTGGTACTGCGTGTGGTGCGGCGACCATTACCAGGGCGTGAAGCACTGTCCCCGGTGTCTGACTGGTATCTACAGCATCGAAGAAGCGCACTGGCAGAGAAACTACTGCTGCAGTACCAGATAG
- a CDS encoding YagK/YfjJ domain-containing protein gives MNHSYIRASDAVSADAVSTRAFLQQAVDHYPRLAAFSFTLALPYREAMSEYRSLILRFHSEVWQRTGEYSRQRQQARHRSLPTLLRWIWETASAPECKMVLLLNLDTLGTGRNLQLTDSAPPGLNAIIADAWQKVTGTACTDGVTSMTQIIINRVAQGVFATPFNQLTVHVKAMSEPIATARTGMICP, from the coding sequence ATGAATCATTCTTACATACGGGCGTCTGATGCTGTCAGCGCGGATGCCGTCAGCACGCGTGCATTTCTGCAACAGGCCGTTGACCATTACCCGCGACTGGCGGCATTCAGCTTTACGCTGGCGCTACCGTATCGTGAAGCCATGAGCGAATACCGGTCATTGATTCTGCGTTTTCACTCTGAAGTCTGGCAGCGCACCGGCGAATATTCGCGCCAGCGTCAGCAGGCACGACATCGTTCACTCCCGACGCTGTTACGCTGGATATGGGAGACGGCCAGCGCACCGGAGTGCAAAATGGTGCTGCTGCTCAATCTCGATACGCTGGGTACAGGGCGAAACCTGCAACTGACCGACAGTGCGCCTCCGGGGCTTAACGCCATCATCGCCGACGCATGGCAAAAGGTGACCGGTACCGCCTGCACTGACGGTGTAACGAGTATGACGCAGATCATTATTAACCGCGTCGCTCAGGGAGTCTTCGCAACACCCTTTAACCAGCTTACCGTGCATGTTAAGGCCATGTCAGAGCCAATAGCAACGGCCAGAACGGGGATGATTTGTCCGTGA
- a CDS encoding DUF2913 family protein, with translation MKKAHDTLPPEQTVTALAHFAWCALVALRTAQQDGQALSPLSTHAFILRWLTVAYKQKRFPRAIASDIEGLLTLGRNKGLAASLFSRLEYLWSSCTGPVSAQSDLYRLTYAIEQLKSRGWVNAAVSDRDWDNETLLALEYSDANALLVRKSALTCGFSDGGKLVAPVEFLVNGDLSACMAVFAAHTLSAVMLESNRIVLQP, from the coding sequence ATGAAAAAAGCTCACGATACCTTACCCCCGGAACAAACCGTCACAGCACTTGCGCATTTCGCCTGGTGCGCCCTTGTCGCCTTACGTACCGCTCAGCAGGATGGTCAGGCATTGTCGCCACTCAGCACGCATGCATTTATACTGCGCTGGTTAACGGTGGCGTATAAGCAAAAACGGTTTCCACGTGCAATCGCATCTGATATTGAGGGATTGCTGACGCTGGGGCGTAACAAAGGCCTTGCCGCCAGCTTATTCAGTCGTCTGGAATATCTGTGGTCTTCGTGCACCGGACCGGTGTCAGCGCAGTCGGATTTGTATCGGCTGACGTACGCAATTGAACAGCTTAAATCGCGGGGCTGGGTCAATGCAGCGGTGAGTGACAGGGACTGGGACAATGAAACGCTTCTGGCCCTGGAATACAGCGATGCGAATGCACTGCTGGTAAGGAAGTCGGCACTGACCTGCGGATTTTCGGATGGAGGGAAACTCGTTGCGCCGGTTGAGTTTCTTGTGAATGGCGACTTGTCAGCCTGTATGGCTGTTTTTGCGGCTCATACACTGTCGGCTGTCATGCTGGAGTCGAATCGGATCGTGTTACAACCTTGA
- a CDS encoding efflux RND transporter periplasmic adaptor subunit — translation MKMKIGVLIVSAAIIATAGIAFARDSGGNDEPAAAAAPMAPQVPVAEVLSRQIVPSAEFTGSLAAPKTVELRPRVGGTIDAVSVPEGSMVRQGQLLFQIDPRPFQVALDSAQARLKQAEALAIQANRDFERVGRLVNNGAVSRKDYDDAASTRHARQAEVQAAKAEVAAAKLDLSYSRVVAPITGRVDRMLVTEGNLVSGGGTGSATLLTTIVSVNPLYAYFDIDEATFLNSVSKARPDAVNKVEERLPVHVGLATEKGFPHQGTLDFVGNQIDRSTGTVRVRAVIPNDDGKLTPGAFARVQLATGAAHQAILIDDQAIGSDQGRNYVLVVGADNKAQYRPIELGAVVDGLRVVKSGLKAGENIIIKGLVRPGMAVTPRLTPMQASGASVSEGEKAGSVEGGGQ, via the coding sequence ATGAAAATGAAAATTGGGGTTCTGATTGTGTCGGCCGCAATCATCGCCACTGCCGGGATTGCGTTTGCCCGGGATAGTGGCGGCAACGATGAGCCGGCCGCAGCGGCCGCACCTATGGCTCCCCAGGTTCCCGTAGCCGAAGTGCTCTCGCGTCAGATAGTCCCTTCGGCAGAGTTTACCGGTTCATTGGCGGCCCCAAAAACCGTAGAGCTACGCCCACGCGTTGGCGGTACCATCGACGCTGTCAGCGTACCTGAAGGCAGCATGGTGCGTCAGGGGCAGCTGCTGTTCCAAATTGATCCTCGTCCATTCCAGGTGGCTCTTGACAGCGCGCAAGCACGACTCAAGCAGGCAGAAGCGCTGGCTATCCAGGCCAATCGCGATTTTGAACGAGTTGGTCGGCTGGTGAACAATGGCGCGGTATCCCGGAAAGATTACGATGACGCCGCTTCTACACGTCATGCTCGTCAGGCTGAGGTGCAGGCTGCAAAGGCCGAGGTTGCGGCGGCGAAACTGGACTTGTCTTATTCGCGCGTGGTGGCACCGATTACCGGCCGCGTGGATCGCATGCTGGTGACTGAGGGAAATCTGGTCAGCGGCGGTGGTACGGGATCTGCGACGCTATTGACAACGATTGTTTCCGTCAATCCGCTATACGCTTACTTTGATATTGACGAAGCGACGTTCCTTAATTCAGTCAGCAAGGCACGTCCTGACGCAGTTAACAAGGTGGAAGAGCGTTTACCCGTGCATGTTGGGCTGGCGACAGAAAAAGGTTTCCCGCATCAGGGAACGCTCGATTTTGTCGGGAATCAGATCGATCGTAGTACCGGTACTGTCAGGGTACGTGCCGTAATCCCTAACGACGATGGGAAACTGACGCCAGGTGCCTTTGCCCGCGTGCAGCTGGCCACCGGTGCGGCACATCAGGCGATTCTGATTGACGATCAGGCGATAGGGAGCGATCAGGGACGCAACTATGTCCTGGTGGTGGGTGCGGATAATAAGGCGCAGTATCGCCCGATTGAGCTGGGCGCGGTGGTTGATGGTTTGCGCGTGGTCAAGAGTGGCCTGAAAGCCGGTGAGAACATTATTATCAAGGGGCTGGTGCGTCCCGGTATGGCGGTGACGCCGCGTTTGACCCCGATGCAGGCTTCTGGCGCGTCGGTTAGCGAGGGGGAAAAAGCCGGCTCCGTTGAAGGGGGAGGCCAATAA
- a CDS encoding efflux RND transporter permease subunit yields MKFPHFFIQRPIFAIVLSVFMLIAGALAFFQLPLSEYPSVTPPTVQVSASYPGANPKVIADTVAAPLEQAINGVEGMLYMSSQMSADGRMVLTISFRQGTDPDIAQIQVQNRVSRALPRLPTEVQQIGVVTEKTSPDILMVVHIFAQGDRYDPLYVSNYAMLNVRDELSRLPGIASVTLGGEGEYAMRVWLDPTKVASRGLTASDVTAAIREQNVQVAAGSVGQQPNSSSAFEVSINAQGRLTTVEQFGDIVIKAGADGQVTRLRDVARLELGSDNYSLRSLLDDKNAVGMHIVMTPGANALDVSASVRATMARLQANFPEGIEYRIAYDPTVFVSASLKSVAMTLLEATVLVVLVVMLFLQTWRASIIPLVAVPISLVGTFALMYLFGFSLNTLSLFGLVLSIGIVVDDAIVVVENVERHIAQGRSPKEAARRAMDEVTGPILAITSVLAAVFIPSAFLSGLQGEFYRQFALTIAISTILSAINSLTLSPALASVLLRPHQDMAQADRLTRIMDRVFGGFFRRFNAFFDRLSNNYVGAVRRAVRGSIIVLVLYAGFLGLTLLGFQQVPNGFVPAQDKYYLVGIAQLPSGASLDRTEAVVKEMSRIALAEPGVESVVAFPGLSVNGPNMPNSALMFTMLKPFSERKDPSLSAEAIAGSLMGKFSQIPDGFVGIFPPPPVPGLGSMGGFKLQIEDRAGLGFEELTRVQGMVMAKAMQAPELAGMMASFQTNAPQLQVDIDRVKAKSQGVALTDIFDTLQVNLGSLYVNDFNRFGRTYRVITQADAQFRMQPEDIGLLKVRNAAGDMIPLGTLVNITRTSGPDRVMRYNGYPSADITGGAAPGYSSGQATAAIEKIVSETLPEGMTYEWTDLTYQEKQTGNSALYIFPLAVFLAFLILAAQYNSWSLPFAVLLIAPMALLSAIAGVWLSNGDNNIFTQIGFVVLVGLAAKNAILIVEFARARESEGVDPLAAVLEAARLRLRPILMTSLAFIAGVVPLVIASGAGAEMRHAMGIAVFAGMLGVTLFGLLLTPVFYVVVRKLVIRREIKQAQRAISDSRP; encoded by the coding sequence ATGAAATTCCCACACTTCTTCATCCAGCGGCCTATTTTCGCGATTGTGTTATCGGTGTTTATGCTGATAGCTGGCGCTCTGGCTTTCTTTCAGCTTCCGCTGAGTGAATACCCATCGGTAACACCGCCTACCGTGCAGGTTTCGGCAAGCTACCCTGGTGCTAACCCTAAGGTGATTGCTGACACCGTTGCTGCTCCACTGGAACAGGCAATCAACGGGGTGGAAGGCATGTTGTACATGAGTTCCCAGATGTCTGCCGACGGTCGAATGGTCTTGACGATTTCATTCCGGCAGGGAACCGACCCCGATATTGCGCAGATTCAGGTGCAGAACCGGGTTTCTCGGGCCTTGCCGCGCTTGCCGACTGAGGTGCAGCAGATCGGTGTCGTGACGGAGAAAACGTCACCGGATATCCTCATGGTTGTGCATATATTTGCACAGGGCGATCGCTACGATCCGCTTTATGTTTCCAACTATGCCATGTTGAACGTGCGTGATGAGCTATCACGCTTGCCAGGTATTGCCAGCGTCACGCTTGGGGGCGAGGGTGAATACGCGATGCGCGTCTGGCTGGATCCGACCAAAGTCGCTTCCCGCGGTTTGACGGCCAGTGATGTGACCGCAGCAATTCGTGAGCAGAATGTCCAGGTCGCGGCCGGTTCTGTCGGTCAACAGCCGAACAGCTCCTCAGCCTTCGAAGTCAGTATCAATGCCCAGGGGCGTCTGACCACCGTTGAGCAGTTTGGCGATATCGTGATCAAAGCTGGCGCTGACGGGCAGGTTACCCGCCTGCGCGATGTTGCGCGTCTGGAATTGGGATCGGACAACTATTCCCTGCGCAGCCTGCTGGACGATAAAAATGCCGTGGGTATGCACATCGTTATGACGCCAGGCGCCAATGCGCTGGACGTCTCTGCCTCGGTTCGGGCGACGATGGCGAGGCTGCAGGCCAACTTCCCGGAAGGTATCGAATACCGTATCGCTTATGACCCGACAGTGTTTGTCAGCGCCTCGTTGAAATCAGTGGCAATGACGTTGCTGGAGGCGACGGTGTTGGTGGTACTGGTGGTGATGCTGTTCCTGCAAACCTGGCGGGCTTCGATCATCCCTCTGGTCGCGGTACCTATTTCGTTGGTCGGTACTTTCGCCCTCATGTATTTGTTCGGCTTTTCGCTCAACACGCTGTCGTTGTTTGGTCTGGTGTTATCGATTGGTATCGTTGTCGATGATGCCATTGTGGTGGTTGAAAACGTCGAACGGCATATTGCACAGGGCCGTTCTCCGAAAGAAGCGGCAAGAAGGGCCATGGACGAGGTGACTGGCCCTATTTTAGCCATTACTTCCGTTTTGGCTGCTGTGTTTATTCCTTCTGCGTTCCTGTCAGGATTGCAGGGGGAGTTCTATCGCCAGTTCGCGCTGACCATCGCCATTTCGACGATCTTGTCTGCGATCAACTCGTTGACGTTGTCGCCGGCGCTGGCATCGGTTCTGCTTAGACCCCATCAGGATATGGCGCAGGCCGACAGGTTGACGCGCATCATGGATCGCGTATTCGGTGGTTTCTTCCGTCGCTTTAACGCTTTCTTCGATAGATTGTCGAACAACTACGTTGGCGCAGTCCGCCGGGCCGTACGCGGCAGTATCATCGTGCTGGTGCTGTATGCCGGTTTCCTGGGCCTGACACTGTTGGGGTTCCAGCAGGTTCCTAACGGTTTTGTGCCCGCTCAGGACAAATACTATCTGGTTGGGATTGCTCAATTGCCTTCCGGCGCCTCGTTGGATCGCACGGAAGCCGTAGTGAAAGAGATGTCCCGAATTGCGCTGGCGGAACCTGGAGTGGAAAGCGTCGTGGCGTTTCCTGGGTTGTCGGTAAACGGCCCTAACATGCCTAACTCCGCATTGATGTTTACCATGCTGAAACCCTTCAGTGAACGTAAGGATCCTTCGCTGTCTGCCGAGGCTATTGCCGGTAGCCTGATGGGGAAATTTAGCCAGATACCTGACGGTTTTGTCGGGATCTTCCCGCCACCACCGGTACCGGGGCTGGGCAGCATGGGAGGATTTAAACTCCAGATCGAAGACCGGGCAGGGCTTGGCTTTGAAGAGCTGACCCGTGTTCAAGGGATGGTTATGGCGAAGGCCATGCAGGCTCCTGAACTGGCAGGGATGATGGCCAGTTTCCAGACCAACGCACCTCAGTTGCAGGTTGATATCGACCGCGTCAAAGCCAAGTCTCAGGGCGTCGCACTGACCGATATCTTTGATACGTTGCAGGTGAATCTGGGGTCGCTGTATGTAAATGACTTTAACCGCTTCGGTCGTACGTATCGGGTGATCACTCAGGCGGATGCGCAATTCCGTATGCAGCCTGAAGATATCGGGTTGCTTAAAGTGCGTAATGCCGCGGGTGACATGATCCCACTGGGAACGCTGGTGAACATTACCCGTACCTCTGGACCAGACCGTGTTATGCGTTACAACGGTTATCCGTCGGCGGATATTACCGGTGGCGCAGCGCCTGGCTACTCCTCCGGACAGGCAACGGCAGCTATTGAGAAGATCGTTAGTGAAACGCTGCCTGAGGGAATGACATACGAATGGACCGATCTGACTTACCAGGAGAAGCAGACTGGCAACTCGGCGCTGTATATCTTCCCGTTGGCGGTGTTCCTGGCGTTCCTGATCCTGGCCGCACAATACAACAGCTGGTCGCTGCCGTTTGCGGTGCTGTTAATTGCCCCAATGGCATTACTTTCCGCGATCGCCGGGGTTTGGCTATCGAATGGAGATAACAACATCTTCACGCAGATTGGTTTTGTGGTGCTGGTGGGACTGGCGGCGAAAAACGCAATCCTGATCGTCGAGTTCGCTCGCGCCAGAGAGAGTGAAGGCGTCGATCCTCTGGCTGCTGTGCTGGAGGCCGCTCGCCTGCGTCTGCGCCCGATACTGATGACCTCGTTGGCATTTATTGCGGGGGTTGTGCCTTTGGTGATCGCGAGCGGTGCCGGTGCGGAAATGCGTCATGCCATGGGGATTGCCGTGTTTGCCGGGATGCTGGGGGTGACGCTGTTCGGACTCTTGTTGACGCCAGTGTTCTATGTCGTGGTCCGTAAGCTGGTTATTCGCCGGGAAATCAAGCAGGCACAGCGGGCAATCAGTGATTCACGGCCATGA
- a CDS encoding efflux transporter outer membrane subunit has protein sequence MKAEYEMNHRINKLSVLAMALVLAGCTMAPDYERPSAPTSSSYPSGAAYAQGTVSAAQTAVADIGWRDFYRDPLLQQLLEVALANNRDLRKSVLDVEAARAQYRIRRADMLPTLNVDAGATVQRLPADVSPSGTTQITRSYDVNGAVSAWELDLWGRVRSLSDRALATYLALDETRIAARLSLLAEVTNAYLTLRADQELLQLAHDTLSTQKRTYALTQALFDAGNATQIDLRRAEIALRTAEVSQAAYTRVAAQDRNALVLLLGQPLTAELSASLDKANTLPDDIIPSALPAGLPAELLVRRPDVRAAEQQLRAANANIGAARAAFFPAISLTGSAGTASSSLDGLFEPGSAAWSFVPQISLPIFRGGALRANLDLAQVQKRIEIANYEKAIQVAFREVADGLAGRQTLDDQFRSEQLLVQASQANYELASQRFRAGIDDNLAELDAQRALFSAQQTLVQTRLARMSNLVNLYKALGGGWTESSPAKP, from the coding sequence ATGAAAGCAGAGTATGAAATGAACCATCGTATTAATAAACTCTCGGTGCTGGCGATGGCGCTGGTATTGGCCGGTTGTACTATGGCGCCGGACTACGAACGGCCTTCTGCACCAACGAGCTCAAGCTATCCTTCGGGAGCGGCTTATGCTCAGGGAACAGTTTCAGCGGCTCAGACTGCCGTGGCTGATATCGGTTGGCGCGATTTCTATCGTGATCCGTTGTTGCAACAATTACTTGAGGTCGCGTTGGCAAACAACCGCGATCTGCGCAAGTCGGTGCTGGATGTTGAGGCCGCGCGGGCTCAGTACCGGATCCGTCGTGCCGATATGTTGCCAACACTGAATGTGGATGCGGGCGCTACCGTGCAGCGTCTGCCCGCAGATGTCAGCCCGAGTGGTACAACGCAGATAACGCGGAGTTATGACGTTAATGGTGCGGTGTCAGCCTGGGAGCTGGATTTGTGGGGACGGGTTCGTAGCCTCAGCGATCGGGCGCTGGCAACGTACCTGGCGTTGGATGAAACACGGATTGCGGCAAGGCTGAGCCTGCTCGCTGAGGTGACAAACGCTTATCTGACGTTGCGTGCGGATCAGGAGTTGCTGCAACTGGCTCACGATACGCTGAGCACGCAAAAGAGGACTTACGCATTGACCCAGGCGCTGTTTGATGCGGGTAATGCAACGCAAATTGATTTGCGGCGCGCAGAGATTGCGTTGCGTACTGCGGAAGTCAGTCAGGCTGCTTATACGAGGGTGGCGGCGCAGGATCGCAATGCACTGGTTTTGCTTTTAGGGCAGCCATTGACGGCCGAACTCTCGGCCAGCCTGGATAAGGCGAATACCTTGCCCGATGACATCATCCCTTCCGCGTTGCCGGCGGGCTTGCCGGCAGAATTGCTGGTGCGTCGTCCGGATGTCCGTGCGGCAGAGCAGCAACTGCGTGCGGCCAATGCCAATATCGGGGCCGCTCGCGCGGCATTTTTCCCGGCAATCAGTTTGACAGGATCGGCTGGTACGGCCAGTTCGAGTCTGGACGGGTTGTTCGAGCCGGGGTCAGCGGCCTGGAGTTTTGTTCCGCAAATCTCGTTGCCTATTTTCCGGGGAGGCGCTCTGCGCGCCAATCTGGACCTAGCCCAGGTACAAAAGCGCATCGAAATTGCGAATTACGAGAAGGCGATTCAGGTTGCCTTCCGCGAAGTGGCTGATGGCCTGGCGGGCAGACAAACCCTGGACGATCAATTCCGTTCAGAACAATTGTTGGTGCAGGCCAGCCAGGCTAACTATGAATTGGCCTCACAGCGCTTCCGGGCCGGTATTGACGATAATCTGGCGGAGCTTGACGCGCAACGAGCGCTGTTCAGTGCACAGCAAACTCTGGTTCAGACCCGACTGGCGCGAATGAGCAATTTGGTCAATTTGTATAAAGCGCTGGGGGGCGGATGGACAGAAAGCTCTCCGGCTAAGCCATAA
- a CDS encoding heavy-metal-associated domain-containing protein: MTCGGCARTVTKVIQNIDPEASIITDPPTRKIEVKTSLSTEQVANALREAGFPPRE; the protein is encoded by the coding sequence ATGACATGCGGCGGATGTGCCCGGACAGTGACTAAAGTGATTCAAAATATTGATCCTGAGGCAAGTATCATAACTGATCCACCGACTCGTAAGATCGAAGTGAAAACTTCTTTATCTACTGAACAAGTTGCTAATGCTTTACGTGAGGCAGGTTTTCCTCCGAGAGAGTAG